A window of the Vigna angularis cultivar LongXiaoDou No.4 chromosome 3, ASM1680809v1, whole genome shotgun sequence genome harbors these coding sequences:
- the LOC108325112 gene encoding 60S acidic ribosomal protein P2-1 produces the protein MKVVAAYLLAVLGGNQSPSAAVIKEILGSVGAEADSDRIELFLSEIKGKDIVEVIAAGREKLASVPSGGGGAVAVAAAPGGGGAAAAPAAEAKKEEKVEEKEESDDDMGFSLFD, from the exons ATGAAGGTGGTCGCAGCGTATTTACTCGCCGTTCTCGGAGGCAACCAGAGCCCCTCCGCCGCTGTTATCAAGGAAATTCTCGGCTCCG TTGGTGCCGAGGCAGATAGTGATAGGATAGAACTATTTTTATCTGAAATTAAGGGAAAGGATATAGTTGAGGTTATTGCTGCCGGTAGGGAAAAGCTTGCTTCAGTGCCCTCTGGTGGTGGTGGTGCTGTTGCTGTTGCTGCTGCGCCTGGGGGAGGTGGTGCTGCTGCTGCCCCTGCCGCTGAGgcaaagaaagaggaaaaagtcGAGGAGAAAGAGGAATCCGATGAT GATATGGGTTTCAGTCTTTTCGATTAA
- the LOC108326347 gene encoding cyanogenic beta-glucosidase, giving the protein MKIAALSLSLHLLYVFLQIMRSAPIGTEAAISTFFTDDFRSTSLNRSSFPENFIFGTASSAYQCEGAANVGGRGPSIWDTYTHNYPDKILDRSNGDVSIDQYHHYKEDIEIIKEMNMDAYRFSISWSRILPKGKVSRGVNKEGVNYYNNLINELLAKGLEPFVTIFHWDLPQALEDAYDGFLSPDIVNDFQDYAELCFKEFGDRVKHWITLNEPWTFSKYGYADGISPPGRCSTWQNLSCTDGDSAIEPYIVTHNQLLAHAAAVNVYNTKYQVSQKGMIGISLACHWIVPLYDTELDQFAAQRALDFMFGWFMEPLTIGEYPKSMQSLVGSRLPKFSANEIKLLRGSFDFIGLNYYTSYYATDAPELSEARPSYLTDSLVILTSERNGTPIGEKTTSKWLYVCPKGIHELLLYVKTKYDNPLIFITENGIDEFSDPTLSLEEALNDTSRIDYFHDHLYYLQSAVKDGVNVKGYFAWSLTDSFEWTLGYISRFGTIFVDYHSLKRYPKLSAIWFTDFLQGKTDTYDN; this is encoded by the exons ATGAAGATTGCAGCTTTGTCATTGAGTTTACATCTTCTCTATGTTTTTTTGCAGATTATGAGATCAGCACCAATCGGTACTGAAGCTGCAATTTCAACTTTTTTCACTGATGATTTTAGGAGTACATCTCTTAACAGAAGCAGTTTTCccgaaaattttatatttgggaCAGCATCATCTGCTTATCAG TGTGAAGGTGCAGCTAATGTTGGTGGCAGAGGACCAAGCATATGGGACACATACACTCATAATTACCCAG ATAAAATATTGGACAGAAGTAATGGAGATGTTAGCATTGATCAATACCATCATTATAAG GAAgatattgaaataattaaggAAATGAACATGGATGCCTACAGATTCTCAATCTCTTGGTCCAGAATACTTCCAA AAGGAAAGGTTAGCAGAGGTGTGAACAAGGAAGGAGTCAACTATTACAACAACCTCATCAATGAACTATTAGCTAAAG GGCTTGAACCCTTTGTGACCATATTTCATTGGGACCTTCCTCAAGCCTTAGAAGATGCATATGATGGTTTTTTAAGTCCTGATATAGT GAATGATTTTCAAGATTATGCAGAACTTTGTTTTAAAGAATTTGGAGACAGAGTAAAACATTGGATTACATTAAATGAACCATGGACCTTTAGTAAATATGGGTATGCTGATGGTATTTCACCACCTGGAAGATGTTCAACCTGGCAAAACTTATCCTGTACTGATGGTGATTCAGCCATTGAACCCTACATTGTTACTCACAATCAATTACTAGCTCATGCAGCTGCTGTCAATGTCTATAATACAAAGTATCAG GTTTCTCAAAAGGGTATGATAGGGATATCATTGGCATGTCATTGGATAGTACCACTCTATGATACAGAGTTGGATCAGTTTGCTGCACAAAGAGCCCTTGATTTTATGTTTGGATG GTTTATGGAGCCATTGACAATTGGAGAATATCCTAAATCCATGCAATCTTTGGTAGGGAGTCGATTACCAAAGTTCTCTGCTAATGAAATCAAACTTTTAAGAGGGTCCTTTGATTTTATTGGATTAAACTACTATACTTCTTATTATGCTACTGATGCACCTGAATTAAGTGAAGCAAGGCCTAGCTACCTCACAGATTCTCTTGTTATTCTTACAA GTGAACGTAATGGAACACCTATTGGTGAAAAG ACTACTTCAAAATGGCTGTATGTCTGTCCGAAAGGAATTCATGAACTGTTGCTTTATGTCAAAACAAAGTATGACAACCCTTTGATCTTCATCACTGAAAATG gtaTAGATGAATTCAGTGATCCAACTCTATCACTTGAAGAAGCCTTAAACGATACTTCAAGAATTGATTACTTTCATGATCATCTCTATTATCTTCAAAGTGCAGTCAA gGATGGCGTGAATGTGAAAGGATATTTTGCATGGTCTTTAACAGACAGCTTCGAATGGACTTTAGGCTACATTTCGAGGTTTGGAACAATCTTTGTAGATTACCATAGCCTCAAAAGATATCCAAAGTTGTCTGCCATTTGGTTTACAGATTTCCTACAAGGCAAAACAGATACATATGACAATTAA
- the LOC108326346 gene encoding putative disease resistance RPP13-like protein 1 has product MAAEMVTGVLVSTFLEKTIDTLASRLVHILRQRKHKKELNNLKMKFLAIDVVALDAEQKQFKDPRVRDWLLRAKDVVFDVEDLLDEIDYELSKSHVEAESQSATNKVWNSLNSSFVSFFEIEIESRMEEVIEDLEDLANESYILGLEKGGGVGIGSGSGSKLTYTSLPNESVIYGRDDDKEFVFNWLTSDTPNNLSILSIVGMGGMGKTSLAQHVFNDPRLEGKFDTNVWVSVPHEFDVLKVSRAILDTITASTDHSIQQEVIQRRLKEELMGKKFLLVLDDVWNERPSKWEDVQKPLVFGGQGSRILVTTRSEKVAVTMRSEKHLLQALKEDHCWDLFAKHAFENADPQPDPDFIEIGKKIVQKCNGLPLALKTMGSLLRNKSSLWEWESVMKSEIWHFSENESDILPALRLSYFHLPSHLKKCFAFCALFPRGYRFDKECLIQLWMAQNFLANPLQKKSPKEVGEEYFNDLLSWSFFQQASNEEEKRFIMHDLLNDLAKYVCEDICIRLGVDEPKGIPKTTRHCSFSSSKLCFDGFGSSIDTQKLHTFTPTDRGWVWVCKMSINDLFSRFKLIRVLSLCHCRSIVEVPKSVGNLKHLLSLDISYTQIEKLPESISLLFKLQILKLNNCRKLKELPSCLHQLDSLRCLELVGIGVKNVVEHLGKLKNPQVSMSSFHVEKSKKINIQQLGKLNLLGSLTIDDLQNIENPSYALEVDLKNKPHLVELRLKWNFIGSSSVDSEKAEDVIENLRPSKYLKKLSVSNYIGKQFPNWLLHNSLPNLVSLVLEECESCQRLPPLGLLPFLKYLEISGFDEIVSIDADFHGNNSSSFKSLQKLYFSNMRQWEKWDCQAVTGAFPRLEFFSIGNCPKLKGHLPKFVALKSLYVFHCEQLEALMVSALELRLQDCGKLQMERSTMKKLTMDGHHMAASLVAMVGRMLFETSLENLSICSLLESISYDCVSIRIFPLDFFPTLRTLELSGFPNLHLISQDQVHNHLQHLTIKDCPRLELYGGLSLNLKHITINNCFRFVGSLKRAFRYSPSLESLRIEKVEVECFPDEGLLPLFLSSLVISDCQNLKKLNYKSLLELSSLGTLRLWNCPNLQSLPEEGLPKSISFLEIRECPLLEQRCHKGGEDREKIAHIQNLFIW; this is encoded by the coding sequence ATGGCAGCAGAAATGGTTACAGGTGTTCTTGTTTCTACTTTCCTCGAGAAGACTATCGACACTTTGGCTTCTCGTCTTGTCCACATATTACGTCAAAGAAAGCACAAGAAGGAACTCAACAACTTGAAGATGAAGTTCCTTGCCATTGATGTTGTGGCTCTTGATGCAGAACAAAAGCAGTTCAAAGATCCACGCGTCAGAGATTGGCTTCTCAGGGCCAAAGatgttgtgtttgatgtagaGGATCTCTTGGATGAGATAGATTATGAACTCTCCAAAAGTCATGTGGAAGCTGAGTCTCAGAGTGCTACTAACAAGGTGTGGAATTCCCTCAATTCTTCTTTTGTCAGTTTCTTTGAAATAGAAATTGAATCCAGGATGGAAGAAGTCATTGAGGACCTAGAAGATCTTGCAAACGAAAGCTATATTCTAGGTTTGGAAAAGGGTGGTGGTGTTGGGATTGGATCAGGATCGGGTAGTAAATTAACATATACGTCTTTGCCAAATGAAAGTGTTATTTATGGCAGAGATGATGACAAAGAATTTGTCTTTAACTGGCTCACATCGGACACTCCCAACAACCTATCTATACTTTCTATTGTGGGCATGGGTGGGATGGGTAAAACCTCTCTTGCCCAACATGTATTCAATGACCCAAGACTTGAAGGTAAATTTGATACTAATGTTTGGGTCAGTGTTCCACATGAATTTGATGTTCTCAAAGTATCAAGAGCAATTCTTGACACAATAACTGCTTCAACTGATCATAGTATACAGCAGGAAGTAATTCAGAGAAGATTGAAAGAAGAACTTATGGGGAAGAAATTTCTTCTCGTTTTGGATGATGTTTGGAACGAAAGACCATCTAAATGGGAAGATGTGCAGAAGCCCCTAGTTTTCGGAGGCCAAGGCAGTAGAATTCTTGTCACTACACGGAGTGAGAAGGTTGCTGTTACCATGCGATCAGAAAAGCACCTCTTGCAAGCATTAAAAGAAGATCATTGTTGGGACTTGTTCGCAAAGCATGCATTTGAAAATGCTGATCCACAACCAGACCCAGACTTCATAGAGATTGGTAAGAAGATAGTGCAAAAATGTAATGGGCTTCCTTTAGCCTTAAAAACTATGGGAAGTCTATTACGCAATAAATCATCCCTTTGGGAATGGGAAAGTGTTATGAAAAGTGAGATATGGCATTTTTCAGAAAATGAGAGTGATATACTCCCTGCTTTAAGACTGAGCTATTTCCATCTTCCTTCTCATCTGAAGAAATGCTTTGCTTTTTGTGCCTTATTTCCCAGAGGTTATCGGTTTGACAAGGAGTGTTTAATTCAATTGTGGATGGCTCAAAATTTTCTAGCAAACCCTCTACAGAAAAAGAGTCCTAAAGAAGTTGGTGAAGAATATTTCAATGATCTATTATCTTGGTCCTTCTTTCAACAAGCAAGCAACGAAGAGGAAAAGCGTTTTATCATGCATGACCTTCTAAATGATTTGGCAAAATACGTCTGTGAGGACATATGCATCAGGTTAGGAGTTGATGAACCAAAAGGTATACCCAAAACAACCCGTCATTGTTCATTTTCATCCTCTAAATTATGCTTTGATGGGTTTGGGAGTTCGATTGATACTCAAAAGTTGCATACATTTACGCCAACAGATCGGGGTTGGGTTTGGGTTTGCAAGATGTCGATAAATGACTTGTTCTCCAGATTTAAGTTGATACGTGTTTTGTCTCTGTGTCATTGTCGTAGCATTGTGGAGGTGCCTAAATCTGTAGGAAATCTTAAGCATCTTCTTTCATTAGATATATCCTATACTcaaatagaaaaactacctgaaTCAATAAGTTTACTTTTCAAATTGCAAATACTGAAGCTAAACAATTGTCGAAAATTAAAGGAGCTTCCGTCATGTTTACATCAACTCGACAGTTTGCGTTGTCTTGAATTAGTAGGTATTGGAGTGAAAAATGTGGTAGAACATTTGGGAAAGCTGAAGAATCCTCAAGTATCGATGAGTTCATTTCATGTtgagaaaagtaagaaaatcaATATTCAGCAATTAGGAAAACTCAATCTTCTTGGAAGTCTAACAATTGATGATCTGCAAAATATTGAGAATCCCTCTTATGCATTAGAAGTAGATTTGAAGAACAAACCACATCTTGTGGAGCTACGGTTAAAATGGAATTTCATTGGCAGCTCTTCTGTTGATTCAGAAAAAGCTGAGGATGTAATTGAGAATCTACGACCTTCAAAATACTTGAAGAAGTTGTCAGTAAGTAACTATATTGGTAAGCAATTTCCAAATTGGTTACTCCATAATTCATTACCGAATCTGGTGTCCTTAGTGTTGGAGGAATGTGAATCTTGCCAACGTTTACCTCCGCTTGGACTTTTGCCATTTCTCAAGTACCTGGAGATTTCAGGGTTTGATGAGATAGTGAGTATTGATGCTGATTTTCATGGGAACAACTCTTCTTCATTTAAATCccttcaaaaattatatttctcaaATATGAGGCAATGGGAAAAGTGGGACTGCCAAGCTGTGACAGGTGCTTTTCCACGTCTAGAATTTTTTTCCATAGGAAATTGTCCTAAGCTGAAAGGACACCTGCCAAAGTTTGTTGCTTTAAAATCCCTGTATGTCTTTCACTGCGAACAACTTGAAGCTTTGATGGTCAGTGCGCTAGAATTACGTCTACAAGATTGTGGAAAGCTGCAGATGGAGCGATCTACAATGAAAAAGCTCACAATGGATGGGCACCACATGGCAGCATCATTGGTGGCAATGGTTGGACGTATGCTATTCGAAACTTCTCTTGAAAACCTTTCCATTTGTTCACTTCTGGAGTCAATAAGTTATGATTGTGTCTCTATAAGGATCTTTCCACTGGATTTTTTCCCAACACTCAGGACCCTTGAACTCAGTGGATTTCCTAATCTACATCTGATTTCACAGGATCAAGTTCACAATCATCTCCAGCATCTGACAATCAAAGACTGTCCAAGACTTGAGTTGTACGGAGGTTTGTCATTAAATCTAAAACACATTACAATCAATAATTGCTTTAGATTTGTTGGCTCACTGAAAAGAGCTTTCAGATACAGTCCTTCCTTGGAAAGCTTAAGGATTGAAAAGGTAGAGGTGGAATGTTTTCCTGATGAAGGTTTGCTTCCACTCTTTCTTTCCTCTCTAGTAATATCTGATTGCCAAAATCTAAAAAAACTGAACTACAAGAGTCTCTTAGAACTCTCATCTCTTGGAACACTGCGTCTTTGGAACTGTCCCAACCTCCAAAGCTTACCAGAGGAGGGTCTTcccaaatcaatttcatttcttGAAATACGCGAGTGTCCTTTGCTGGAACAGCGTTGCCATAAAGGAGGCGAAGACAGGGAAAAGATTGCTCACATTCAAAACCTATTTATATGGTAG
- the LOC108326348 gene encoding non-cyanogenic beta-glucosidase produces the protein MKIAALSLSLHLLYVFLQIMRSAPIGTEAAISTFFTDDFRSTSLNRSSFPENFIFGTASSAYQCEGAANVGGRGPSIWDTYTHNYPDKILDRSNGDVSIDQYHHYKVLKPL, from the exons ATGAAGATTGCAGCTTTGTCATTGAGTTTACATCTTCTCTATGTTTTTTTGCAGATTATGAGATCAGCACCAATCGGTACTGAAGCTGCAATTTCAACTTTTTTCACTGATGATTTTAGGAGTACATCTCTTAACAGAAGCAGTTTTCccgaaaattttatatttgggaCAGCATCATCTGCTTATCAG TGTGAAGGTGCAGCTAATGTTGGTGGCAGAGGACCAAGCATATGGGATACATACACTCATAATTACCCag ATAAAATATTGGACAGAAGTAATGGAGATGTTAGCATTGATCAATACCATCATTATAAG GTCTTGAAGCCTTTGTGA